The following proteins are co-located in the Clavibacter capsici genome:
- the ku gene encoding non-homologous end joining protein Ku — translation MRAIWKGAVTFGLVNVPVKVYSATQDHDVPLHQVHDADGGRIRYQRRCEVCGKVVDYAHIDKAFDDGDRTVVITEEDLSSLPEERSREIDVVEFVPSDQIDPVMLDRSYFLEPDSSSPKSYALLRRTLQETDRTAIVHVTLRQRTRLAALRVRGDVLMLQTLLWDDEVREADFPSLDAAPKVSPRELKMSAQLVEGFAEDFDPSKFSDEYQEQLKTLIDAKLAQGDSLDTDATFGEGDSDEEDSGGEVLDLMDALKRSIERSRGGASGGRKAPAKKAPARKGKAAASDADDDAPAKTGTAKKAAAKPRTASKAKSTSANSTAAKKKPAAKKATSERKSA, via the coding sequence ATGAGAGCCATCTGGAAGGGCGCCGTCACCTTCGGCCTCGTCAACGTGCCCGTGAAGGTGTACAGCGCGACGCAGGACCACGACGTCCCGCTGCACCAGGTGCACGACGCCGACGGCGGGCGGATCCGGTATCAGCGCCGCTGCGAGGTGTGCGGCAAGGTCGTCGACTACGCGCACATCGACAAGGCGTTCGACGACGGCGACCGCACGGTGGTGATCACCGAGGAGGACCTCTCGTCCCTCCCCGAGGAGAGGAGCCGCGAGATCGACGTCGTCGAGTTCGTGCCGAGCGATCAGATCGACCCGGTGATGCTCGACCGCAGCTACTTCCTCGAGCCCGACTCCTCGAGCCCCAAGTCGTACGCGCTCCTCCGCCGCACGCTGCAGGAGACCGACCGCACCGCGATCGTGCACGTGACCCTCCGCCAGCGCACCCGCCTGGCGGCCCTCCGCGTGCGCGGCGACGTGCTCATGCTGCAGACGCTGCTCTGGGACGACGAGGTGCGCGAGGCCGACTTCCCGTCGCTGGATGCGGCGCCCAAGGTCTCGCCGCGGGAGCTGAAGATGTCGGCGCAGCTCGTGGAGGGGTTCGCCGAGGACTTCGACCCGTCGAAGTTCAGCGACGAGTACCAGGAGCAGCTCAAGACGCTCATCGACGCGAAGCTCGCGCAGGGCGACTCGCTCGACACCGACGCGACGTTCGGCGAGGGCGACTCCGACGAGGAGGACTCCGGCGGCGAGGTGCTCGACCTCATGGACGCGCTGAAGCGGAGCATCGAGCGGAGCCGGGGCGGGGCATCCGGCGGGAGGAAGGCGCCCGCGAAGAAGGCGCCCGCGCGGAAGGGGAAGGCGGCGGCGTCCGACGCCGACGACGACGCTCCCGCGAAGACGGGCACCGCGAAGAAGGCGGCCGCGAAGCCGAGGACGGCGTCGAAGGCGAAGTCGACGTCCGCGAACTCGACCGCAGCGAAGAAGAAGCCGGCCGCGAAGAAGGCGACGTCCGAGAGGAAGAGCGCGTGA
- a CDS encoding response regulator — MIRIVLVDDQELFRGGVRVALDAQPDLEVVGEAGDGREGLAVIDEAHPDVVLLDMRMPVMDGLETVRALFDGSRADPPRVIVLTTFALDRASATAIRGGASGFLLKDATPAFLAAAIRAVHAGSAVLAPDELTQLFTSDATAAPAPVAPPAFRSLSAREKDVFGHVARGLSNAEVAALEFVSESTVKTHVSSILAKLALRDRVQLVVYAHDHRLVERSGA, encoded by the coding sequence GTGATCCGCATCGTGCTCGTCGACGACCAGGAGCTGTTCCGCGGCGGCGTGCGCGTCGCCCTCGACGCCCAGCCCGACCTCGAGGTGGTCGGCGAGGCCGGCGACGGGCGCGAGGGCCTCGCCGTGATCGACGAGGCGCACCCCGACGTCGTGCTGCTCGACATGCGCATGCCCGTGATGGACGGCCTCGAGACCGTGCGGGCGCTCTTCGACGGGAGCCGCGCGGATCCGCCGCGCGTCATCGTGCTGACCACGTTCGCGCTCGACCGGGCCTCGGCCACGGCGATCCGCGGCGGCGCGAGCGGCTTCCTCCTCAAGGACGCGACGCCCGCGTTCCTCGCCGCCGCGATCCGCGCGGTGCACGCCGGCAGCGCCGTGCTCGCGCCCGACGAGCTGACGCAGCTGTTCACCTCCGACGCGACCGCCGCCCCCGCGCCCGTGGCGCCGCCCGCGTTCCGCTCGCTGAGCGCGCGGGAGAAGGACGTCTTCGGGCACGTCGCGCGCGGCCTCTCGAACGCGGAGGTCGCCGCCCTCGAGTTCGTGAGCGAGTCGACCGTGAAGACGCACGTCAGCAGCATCCTCGCGAAGCTCGCGCTCCGCGACCGCGTGCAGCTCGTCGTGTACGCGCACGACCACCGGCTCGTGGAGCGCTCGGGGGCGTAG
- a CDS encoding DUF3072 domain-containing protein codes for MSDANQDTTGDKEMLGSSTPTPPQSAEKDPSTWVTGDEPMTGAQRSYLDSLASQAGEEIPADLNKAEASEQIERLQEKKETASPQSDDAS; via the coding sequence ATGAGCGATGCGAACCAGGACACCACCGGCGACAAGGAGATGCTCGGCTCCTCCACGCCCACGCCGCCCCAGAGCGCCGAGAAGGACCCGAGCACGTGGGTCACGGGCGACGAGCCGATGACCGGCGCGCAGCGCAGCTACCTCGACTCGCTCGCCAGCCAGGCCGGCGAGGAGATCCCCGCCGACCTCAACAAGGCCGAGGCGAGCGAGCAGATCGAGCGCCTGCAGGAGAAGAAGGAGACCGCGTCGCCGCAGTCGGACGACGCGAGCTGA
- a CDS encoding PrsW family intramembrane metalloprotease, whose translation MTDPSVPVTVHRPSPASPPPAMELPTPHGSSRITASAVLGVVGVAVLLLVGLVVAAYLVLSLGIQAVAICALLALIPLAGVLLAIRWVDRWEPEPRLALLFALLWGAAASVAIALLFDLVVQYARLAVGVPTRYTEFLQLAVQAPVVEESAKAIGLLLIFWVARRHFDGPVDGIVYGATIAAGFAFTENIVYFGGPLVSGTAGTLVGTFVLRGLFSPFAHVTFTMITGIAIGYGARRGPGAALGLGAVGLVGAIVLHALWNTGVTITGDFLSFYVLLQVPIFAFLVVVVILLRRYEIHLTRRRLREYAAVGWFTPAEVEMLSTWQGRRRARLWARTRGGEAGRAMSLFTRDATRLAFARQRMLSERPAASGRSEAGHLDDERRLLLAVTEHRDALLRGGRR comes from the coding sequence GTGACCGACCCGTCCGTCCCCGTGACCGTCCACCGTCCCTCGCCGGCCTCGCCGCCTCCCGCCATGGAGCTGCCGACGCCGCACGGGTCGTCCCGCATCACCGCCTCGGCCGTGCTCGGCGTCGTGGGCGTCGCCGTCCTGCTGCTCGTCGGCCTCGTCGTGGCGGCGTACCTCGTGCTCAGCCTCGGGATCCAGGCCGTCGCGATCTGCGCGCTCCTCGCCCTCATCCCGCTCGCCGGCGTGCTCCTCGCCATCCGCTGGGTCGACAGGTGGGAGCCCGAGCCGCGCCTCGCCCTCCTCTTCGCGCTGCTGTGGGGCGCCGCCGCGTCGGTGGCGATCGCGCTCCTGTTCGACCTCGTCGTGCAGTACGCGCGCCTGGCCGTCGGCGTGCCCACCCGCTACACCGAGTTCCTGCAGCTCGCCGTCCAGGCGCCCGTGGTGGAGGAGTCGGCCAAGGCGATCGGCCTGCTCCTCATCTTCTGGGTCGCGCGCCGCCACTTCGACGGGCCGGTGGACGGCATCGTCTACGGCGCCACCATCGCGGCCGGGTTCGCCTTCACGGAGAACATCGTCTACTTCGGCGGCCCGCTCGTCTCCGGCACGGCCGGCACGCTCGTCGGCACGTTCGTGCTCAGGGGCCTGTTCTCGCCGTTCGCGCACGTGACCTTCACGATGATCACCGGCATCGCCATCGGCTACGGCGCACGCCGCGGGCCGGGAGCGGCGCTCGGCCTCGGCGCGGTCGGGCTGGTGGGCGCCATCGTGCTGCACGCGCTCTGGAACACGGGCGTCACCATCACGGGCGACTTCCTCTCCTTCTACGTGCTGCTGCAGGTGCCGATCTTCGCGTTCCTCGTGGTGGTCGTGATCCTGCTGCGCCGGTACGAGATCCACCTCACGCGCCGCCGCCTCCGCGAGTACGCCGCCGTCGGCTGGTTCACGCCCGCCGAGGTGGAGATGCTGAGCACGTGGCAGGGGCGCCGCCGCGCGCGGCTGTGGGCGCGCACGCGCGGCGGCGAGGCCGGCCGGGCGATGAGCCTGTTCACCCGCGACGCCACGCGCCTCGCCTTCGCCCGGCAGCGGATGCTGTCCGAGCGGCCCGCAGCGTCCGGCCGATCCGAGGCCGGCCACCTCGACGACGAGCGGCGCCTGCTCCTGGCCGTCACCGAGCACCGCGACGCCCTGCTGCGCGGCGGCCGACGCTAG
- a CDS encoding ATP-dependent DNA ligase, with protein sequence MDPVNTGPVHAGAMAGAKQQVEVEGRRITLTNLDKVLYPATGTTKGDVIAYYAAIAPHMLPHLRDRPVTRKRWVDGVGTDDEPGKMFFQKDLDAHTPEWVQRRAIQHRDHANDYPLVADVATLTWLGQIAALELHVPQWRFGRTGDVRRPDRLVLDFDPGPGAGLPECVEVAGAARAILRDMGLEPYPVTSGSKGIHLYAALDGSHDADAISEVAHELARALEADHPDLVVSDMRKALRHGKVLVDWSQNNPAKTTVAPYSLRGRSRPTVAVPRTWRELASPTLRHLEMDEVVARMRRRQDPLAPVEEGHRESLEPTPERLAGFARKEPADDRLATYRSKRDAAKTSEPVPAESPAPSEGRSFVIQEHHARALHWDFRLEHDGVLVSWALPKGVPTEHGTDHLAVQTEDHPVEYGAFEGTIPAGEYGGGEVTIWDAGTYELEKWRDGKEVIATLHGRGSGTGIDGPRRYALIHTGGHGKADANWLIHLMEPADAPAKAHARPARPAALERAGGRTRVGARRRGGAASAPAPMLATAATGAGLDPDEEWAVEMKWDGYRAIAVVADGRATITSRNGVDLTPAFPELAELPDSLDVDAAVLDGEIVVLGDGGRPDFGLLQTRLGLTGEKDVARARKAAPVHLMLFDALAIGDRVLVEEPYRERRAALLDAVRSPGRGRIQVPPAFDGDLDGALATSRELGLEGVVAKRVDAPYESGRRSSAWLKVKHHRAQEVVVGGWRPGSGSRASGVGSLLVGVPGPDGLDYAGRVGTGFTERDLADALRRFRPLARKTSPFADVPAADARDAHWITPRLVGEVEFAEWTSTGRLRQASWRGWRHDKSPDEVVRED encoded by the coding sequence ATGGATCCAGTGAACACCGGCCCGGTCCATGCTGGAGCGATGGCGGGCGCGAAGCAGCAGGTGGAGGTCGAGGGGCGGCGGATCACGCTGACGAACCTCGACAAGGTGCTGTACCCGGCCACCGGCACGACCAAGGGCGACGTGATCGCGTACTACGCGGCCATCGCGCCGCACATGCTGCCGCACCTCCGCGACCGGCCGGTGACCCGCAAGCGCTGGGTCGACGGCGTCGGGACCGATGACGAGCCGGGGAAGATGTTCTTCCAGAAGGACCTCGACGCCCACACGCCGGAGTGGGTCCAGCGGCGGGCGATCCAGCACCGCGACCACGCGAACGACTACCCCCTCGTCGCCGACGTCGCGACGCTCACCTGGCTCGGGCAGATCGCGGCGCTCGAGCTGCACGTGCCGCAGTGGCGCTTCGGCCGCACGGGCGACGTGCGTCGCCCCGACCGCCTCGTGCTCGACTTCGACCCGGGACCCGGCGCCGGACTTCCCGAGTGCGTCGAGGTCGCGGGGGCGGCCCGCGCGATCCTCCGCGACATGGGCCTCGAGCCCTACCCGGTGACGAGCGGATCCAAGGGGATCCACCTCTACGCGGCCCTCGACGGCAGCCACGACGCGGACGCCATCTCCGAGGTGGCGCACGAGCTCGCCCGCGCGCTCGAGGCCGACCACCCCGACCTCGTCGTGAGCGACATGAGGAAGGCGTTGCGGCACGGCAAGGTGCTCGTCGACTGGAGCCAGAACAACCCGGCCAAGACGACGGTGGCGCCGTACTCGCTGCGCGGCCGCTCCCGGCCGACCGTCGCGGTGCCGCGCACGTGGCGCGAGCTCGCGTCGCCGACCCTCCGGCACCTGGAGATGGACGAGGTCGTCGCGCGGATGCGGAGGCGCCAGGATCCGCTCGCCCCCGTCGAGGAGGGACACCGCGAGAGCCTGGAGCCGACGCCCGAGCGGCTCGCGGGCTTCGCACGGAAGGAGCCGGCCGACGACCGCCTCGCCACCTACCGCTCGAAGCGCGACGCGGCCAAGACGAGCGAGCCCGTGCCCGCGGAGTCCCCGGCGCCGTCGGAGGGCCGCTCCTTCGTGATCCAGGAGCACCACGCCCGCGCGCTGCACTGGGACTTCCGGCTGGAGCACGACGGCGTGCTCGTGAGCTGGGCCCTCCCCAAGGGCGTGCCCACCGAGCACGGCACGGACCACCTCGCGGTGCAGACCGAGGACCACCCGGTCGAGTACGGCGCGTTCGAGGGCACGATCCCCGCGGGCGAGTACGGCGGCGGCGAGGTGACGATCTGGGACGCGGGCACCTACGAGCTGGAGAAGTGGCGCGACGGCAAGGAGGTCATCGCGACGCTGCACGGTCGAGGCTCCGGCACCGGCATCGACGGGCCCCGGCGGTACGCGCTCATCCACACGGGCGGGCACGGCAAGGCCGACGCGAACTGGCTGATCCACCTGATGGAGCCCGCCGACGCCCCCGCGAAGGCGCACGCGAGGCCCGCACGCCCCGCCGCCCTGGAGAGGGCGGGAGGGCGCACGCGCGTCGGCGCGCGACGGAGGGGCGGCGCCGCATCCGCCCCCGCGCCCATGCTCGCGACGGCCGCGACCGGCGCCGGCCTCGACCCCGACGAGGAGTGGGCCGTCGAGATGAAGTGGGACGGCTACCGCGCGATCGCCGTCGTCGCCGACGGCCGCGCGACCATCACGAGCCGCAACGGCGTCGACCTCACGCCCGCCTTCCCCGAGCTCGCCGAGCTGCCCGACTCCCTCGACGTCGACGCGGCCGTGCTCGACGGCGAGATCGTCGTGCTCGGCGACGGCGGCCGCCCGGACTTCGGCCTCCTGCAGACGCGCCTCGGGCTCACCGGCGAGAAGGACGTCGCGCGCGCCCGGAAGGCCGCGCCCGTGCACCTCATGCTCTTCGACGCCCTCGCGATCGGCGACCGCGTGCTCGTGGAGGAGCCGTACCGGGAGCGCCGGGCCGCGCTCCTCGACGCCGTCCGCTCGCCGGGCCGCGGCCGGATCCAGGTCCCGCCCGCCTTCGACGGCGACCTCGACGGGGCGCTCGCCACCAGCCGCGAGCTCGGCCTCGAGGGCGTCGTCGCCAAGCGCGTCGACGCGCCCTACGAGTCGGGCCGCCGATCCAGCGCGTGGCTGAAGGTCAAGCACCACCGGGCGCAGGAGGTCGTGGTCGGCGGCTGGCGACCCGGATCCGGCAGCCGCGCATCCGGCGTCGGCTCGCTGCTCGTCGGCGTCCCCGGCCCCGACGGCCTGGATTACGCGGGCCGCGTCGGCACGGGCTTCACCGAGCGCGACCTCGCCGACGCCCTCCGCCGCTTCCGCCCGCTCGCGCGGAAGACGAGCCCCTTCGCCGACGTGCCGGCCGCCGACGCCCGCGACGCGCACTGGATCACGCCCCGCCTCGTCGGCGAGGTCGAGTTCGCCGAGTGGACCTCCACGGGGCGCCTCCGCCAGGCGTCCTGGCGCGGCTGGCGGCACGACAAGTCGCCCGACGAGGTCGTGCGCGAGGACTGA
- a CDS encoding DNA-3-methyladenine glycosylase family protein has product MDSPGAAAHVDRTVLEVPGPFDGGGVIRFLSWHAVTGAEEGDSTSFTQSARLAHGAGTVTVRLVDADAPGRAPDASTRVEVTTRVEHADDAVELLAGTRRLLGLDVDSARIDADLARDPALAAAVRATPGLRIPGTLDPRSTLFRTIVGQQISVASARATHGRMTADLGEDLPASVAHGSVMRLMPSAARIARDGAELLRGPARRTATLIRLAEALETGELVIEPGMPRAELRAALVAFHGVGPWTADYVAMRALGEPDILLSGDLIVRRGAAALGLPDEARSLDSRSAAWSPWRSYATLHLWRVMTDGMPAAG; this is encoded by the coding sequence ATGGACTCCCCCGGCGCCGCCGCCCACGTCGACCGCACGGTGCTCGAGGTCCCCGGTCCCTTCGACGGCGGCGGCGTGATCCGCTTCCTCTCCTGGCACGCGGTGACGGGCGCCGAGGAGGGGGACTCGACGTCGTTCACGCAGTCGGCGCGGCTCGCGCACGGCGCGGGGACGGTGACCGTGCGGCTTGTCGACGCGGACGCGCCTGGCCGCGCGCCCGACGCGTCCACGCGCGTCGAGGTGACGACGCGCGTCGAGCACGCGGACGACGCCGTCGAGCTCCTCGCCGGCACGCGCCGCCTCCTCGGCCTCGACGTGGACTCCGCGCGCATCGACGCCGACCTCGCCCGCGACCCCGCGCTCGCCGCCGCCGTCCGCGCGACGCCGGGCCTGCGGATCCCCGGCACGCTGGATCCGCGGAGCACCCTCTTCCGCACCATCGTCGGCCAGCAGATCTCCGTCGCCAGCGCCCGCGCCACCCACGGCCGCATGACGGCGGACCTCGGGGAGGACCTGCCCGCGTCTGTCGCGCACGGATCCGTCATGCGCCTCATGCCCTCGGCCGCCCGCATCGCGCGCGACGGCGCCGAGCTCCTGCGCGGGCCGGCACGACGCACGGCCACGCTGATCCGCCTCGCCGAGGCCCTCGAGACCGGCGAGCTCGTGATCGAGCCCGGCATGCCGCGCGCCGAGCTCCGGGCCGCGCTCGTCGCGTTCCACGGCGTGGGCCCCTGGACCGCCGACTACGTCGCGATGCGCGCGCTCGGAGAGCCGGACATCCTGCTCTCCGGCGACCTCATCGTCCGCCGCGGCGCCGCCGCCCTCGGCCTCCCCGACGAGGCGCGCTCACTCGACTCCCGCTCCGCCGCGTGGTCGCCGTGGCGCTCCTACGCGACCCTGCACCTCTGGCGCGTCATGACGGACGGCATGCCCGCGGCGGGCTGA
- a CDS encoding D-alanyl-D-alanine carboxypeptidase/D-alanyl-D-alanine-endopeptidase — protein sequence MLAAVVATAVVATGLATGVLPSPVGGAAADPASCTVDALTGGWSTGTLHLSAAEVDGQAGAPLVDVRGDVPAPTASTMKVLTAAAAVEALGPDRRIATRVVQGARADTVVLVGGGDPTLSRLPSGTDGVYPDAPHLDDLARQVLDSRSRDPDLAGVPVRRLQVDSSLFTGPAWLPEWPLEARRGGSMSNITALMVDGDRDDPAEPYSRRGEAAVARAAEAFAPLLGDDVAADGELVTAPAGSAVLGTVESAPVRDLVGHMLTHSDDTLAETLARLVAIETGAGSAAADIQRGTPLALADLDLPTGGIVLVDGSGLSDANRVPAALLTALMVRVAEHRGDLAVVDAGLAVAGRTGTLAEEGRFTGEAAGAAGRIRGKTGTLERMHGLTGIADAEDGTEVAFTIWAEDVDPSVPAGSARAGIDALAAELHRCGGALGG from the coding sequence GTGCTCGCGGCCGTCGTCGCGACCGCGGTCGTGGCGACCGGCCTCGCCACGGGGGTCCTCCCGTCTCCCGTCGGCGGCGCCGCGGCGGATCCCGCGTCCTGCACGGTCGACGCGCTCACCGGCGGCTGGTCCACCGGCACGCTGCACCTCTCCGCGGCGGAGGTCGACGGGCAGGCGGGCGCGCCGCTGGTCGACGTGCGCGGCGACGTGCCCGCCCCGACCGCCAGCACCATGAAGGTCCTCACCGCCGCGGCCGCCGTCGAGGCGCTCGGCCCCGACCGCCGCATCGCCACGCGCGTCGTGCAGGGCGCGCGCGCCGACACGGTCGTCCTCGTCGGCGGCGGCGACCCCACCCTCAGCCGGCTCCCGTCCGGCACCGACGGCGTCTACCCGGACGCCCCGCACCTCGACGACCTCGCCCGGCAGGTGCTCGACTCCCGCAGCCGGGACCCCGACCTCGCGGGCGTCCCCGTCCGCCGCCTCCAGGTCGACAGCAGCCTCTTCACCGGCCCCGCGTGGCTGCCGGAGTGGCCGCTCGAGGCGAGGCGCGGGGGATCCATGTCCAACATCACCGCGCTCATGGTCGACGGCGACCGCGACGACCCGGCCGAGCCCTACTCCCGTCGTGGCGAGGCGGCGGTCGCGCGCGCGGCCGAGGCCTTCGCGCCGCTGCTCGGCGACGACGTGGCCGCCGACGGCGAGCTCGTGACCGCGCCCGCGGGATCCGCCGTGCTCGGCACCGTCGAGTCGGCTCCCGTCCGCGACCTGGTCGGCCATATGCTCACCCACTCCGACGACACGCTCGCGGAGACCCTCGCGCGCCTCGTCGCGATCGAGACGGGCGCGGGCAGCGCGGCCGCGGACATCCAGCGCGGCACGCCTCTCGCCCTCGCCGACCTCGACCTGCCGACCGGCGGCATCGTGCTGGTCGACGGATCCGGCCTGTCGGACGCGAACCGGGTGCCGGCCGCGCTGCTCACCGCGCTCATGGTGCGGGTCGCGGAGCACCGCGGCGACCTCGCCGTCGTCGACGCCGGCCTCGCGGTCGCCGGGCGCACGGGCACCCTCGCGGAGGAGGGCCGGTTCACGGGGGAGGCGGCCGGGGCCGCCGGCCGGATCCGCGGCAAGACCGGCACGCTCGAGCGGATGCACGGCCTCACCGGCATCGCCGACGCGGAGGACGGCACCGAGGTCGCGTTCACGATCTGGGCGGAGGACGTGGACCCGTCCGTCCCCGCGGGGTCGGCACGCGCCGGGATCGACGCCCTCGCGGCCGAGCTGCACCGCTGCGGCGGCGCGCTCGGCGGCTGA
- a CDS encoding recombinase family protein has product MTTLVGYVRVARSEESYQDQVDALDAAGCERIFVDVAGGPKAPRPGLQDALDYLRENDELLVVSLDRLGPGTADVVRILNGLEARGIAFRAIRDGLEAGTEAGRGLFAVTLALATVEATTESERRRRRSGETAAPEAAAAPVAPAPPSLPKGITRRKLMIAVEERSKGRDTAEIARVLDVSERVVTRALAWAESGKQGGLLR; this is encoded by the coding sequence ATGACCACGCTCGTCGGGTACGTGCGCGTCGCGCGCTCCGAGGAGTCGTACCAGGACCAGGTCGACGCCCTCGACGCCGCGGGCTGCGAGCGCATCTTCGTCGACGTCGCGGGCGGCCCCAAGGCGCCGCGGCCCGGCCTCCAGGACGCGCTCGACTACCTCCGCGAGAACGACGAGCTCCTCGTCGTGAGCCTCGACCGGCTGGGGCCCGGCACCGCCGACGTGGTGCGGATCCTCAACGGGCTCGAGGCGCGCGGCATCGCCTTCCGCGCCATCCGCGACGGGCTGGAGGCGGGCACCGAGGCCGGCCGCGGGCTCTTCGCCGTCACGCTCGCGCTCGCCACCGTCGAGGCGACGACGGAGTCCGAGCGACGACGCCGCCGCTCCGGCGAGACGGCTGCTCCCGAGGCCGCCGCCGCGCCCGTCGCGCCTGCGCCGCCCTCGCTGCCCAAGGGCATCACCCGCCGGAAGCTCATGATCGCCGTGGAGGAGCGGTCCAAGGGCCGCGACACGGCGGAGATCGCCCGCGTGCTCGACGTGAGCGAGCGCGTCGTCACGCGCGCCCTCGCCTGGGCGGAGTCCGGGAAGCAGGGCGGGCTGCTGCGCTGA
- a CDS encoding FAD-binding oxidoreductase, producing MIDDEVRTPPTHADAVRAELVRALGDVVATDPASLEDARSDRSGYRSPADPIAVVRATEVDHVVTTLRIASATGTPVVTRGAGTGLAGGATATAGEIVLSVRGMDRLLEVSEADELAVVEPGVLNDDLNARLAPLGLWYSPDPASKAISTIGGNIATNAGGLLCAKYGVTREAVLALTVVLADGRVVDTGHRTVKGVTGYDLTALMIGSEGTLGVIVRATVRLRPLPTATPSTVAAFFPDATAAAAASSAITAARIRPAAMELIDPGALAAIDAFLGTDHSSRGSAHLLVRCDGQDAAAEAARVVEVVVAGGGTADVTDDADEGERLLAIRRAFHPALAARGRVLIEDVAVPRSRLADMLTRIREIERETGLAIPTVAHAGDGNLHPNFLLPEDPTTPDGDATGIPDDVWRAADLLFRAAVDLGGTLTGEHGVGLLKRRWLADELGDDVMRLAAGIRRVFDPQGILNPGKAA from the coding sequence ATGATCGACGACGAGGTCCGCACCCCTCCGACGCACGCCGACGCCGTCCGGGCGGAGCTCGTCCGGGCCCTCGGCGACGTCGTCGCCACCGACCCGGCCTCCCTCGAGGACGCGCGCAGCGACCGCTCCGGCTACCGCAGCCCCGCCGATCCGATCGCCGTCGTGCGGGCCACCGAGGTGGACCACGTGGTCACCACCCTCCGCATCGCGAGCGCCACCGGCACGCCCGTGGTCACGCGCGGCGCCGGCACGGGCCTCGCCGGCGGCGCCACGGCGACCGCGGGCGAGATCGTGCTGTCGGTGCGCGGCATGGACCGGCTCCTCGAGGTGAGCGAGGCCGACGAGCTCGCGGTCGTCGAGCCCGGCGTCCTCAACGACGACCTCAACGCCCGGCTCGCGCCCCTCGGCCTCTGGTACTCGCCGGATCCCGCGAGCAAGGCCATCTCCACCATCGGCGGCAACATCGCCACCAACGCGGGCGGCCTGCTGTGCGCGAAGTACGGCGTGACCCGCGAGGCCGTGCTGGCGCTCACGGTCGTGCTCGCCGACGGCCGCGTCGTCGACACCGGGCACCGCACGGTGAAGGGCGTCACGGGCTACGACCTCACGGCGCTCATGATCGGCTCGGAGGGCACGCTCGGCGTCATCGTGCGCGCGACCGTGCGGCTCCGCCCGCTGCCGACCGCGACGCCGTCGACCGTCGCCGCCTTCTTCCCCGACGCGACCGCGGCGGCGGCCGCGTCGTCCGCGATCACGGCCGCGCGGATCCGGCCGGCCGCCATGGAGCTGATCGACCCGGGCGCGCTCGCGGCCATCGACGCGTTCCTCGGCACCGACCACTCCTCCCGCGGATCCGCTCACCTGCTCGTGCGCTGCGACGGACAGGACGCCGCGGCCGAGGCGGCGCGCGTGGTCGAGGTCGTCGTCGCCGGCGGCGGCACGGCCGATGTGACCGACGACGCCGACGAGGGCGAGCGCCTCCTCGCGATCCGCCGCGCGTTCCACCCGGCGCTCGCCGCCCGCGGCCGCGTGCTCATCGAGGACGTGGCGGTGCCGCGCTCGCGCCTCGCGGACATGCTGACGCGGATCCGGGAGATCGAGCGCGAGACGGGCCTCGCGATCCCGACCGTCGCGCACGCGGGCGACGGCAACCTCCACCCGAACTTCCTCCTCCCCGAGGACCCGACCACGCCCGACGGCGACGCCACCGGCATCCCCGACGATGTCTGGCGCGCGGCCGACCTCCTCTTCCGCGCGGCCGTGGACCTCGGCGGCACGCTCACGGGCGAGCACGGCGTGGGCCTGCTCAAGCGGCGCTGGCTCGCCGACGAGCTGGGCGACGACGTCATGCGGCTGGCCGCCGGGATCCGCCGCGTGTTCGACCCGCAGGGGATCCTCAACCCCGGCAAGGCGGCCTGA